One window from the genome of Bacillus tianshenii encodes:
- a CDS encoding TlpA disulfide reductase family protein, protein MRLRQEMPELEGATEWLNGEVKKADLVGEKPTLIHFWSVSCGLCKEAMPQVNEFRDDYKDELNVVAVHMPRSEKDLDVEQVKEIAAEYDINQPIFVDNKHKLTDAFENQYVPAYYVFDKDGVLRHFQAGGSGMKMLTKRVNRVLNENKQDEE, encoded by the coding sequence ATGCGATTACGTCAAGAAATGCCAGAACTTGAAGGCGCAACTGAATGGTTAAATGGTGAAGTGAAGAAAGCAGACCTAGTTGGCGAAAAACCGACCCTTATTCATTTCTGGTCTGTCAGCTGCGGTCTTTGTAAAGAAGCAATGCCGCAAGTAAATGAATTCCGCGATGATTACAAAGATGAATTAAACGTTGTCGCTGTGCATATGCCGCGCTCTGAAAAAGACTTAGATGTCGAACAGGTGAAGGAAATAGCCGCAGAGTATGATATTAATCAGCCAATCTTTGTAGATAACAAGCATAAGCTAACAGATGCATTTGAAAATCAATACGTACCAGCTTATTATGTATTTGATAAAGACGGCGTTCTTCGTCACTTCCAAGCAGGCGGAAGCGGTATGAAGATGCTGACAAAACGCGTAAACCGTGTCCTTAATGAAAATAAACAAGACGAAGAGTAA
- a CDS encoding cytochrome d ubiquinol oxidase subunit II, with protein MDMQLLGVTVLWTFLYGYLIVASIDFGAGFFAYYAKLRGKDHLINKIISRYLSPVWEVTNVFFIFFVIGLIGFFPDTAYYYGSAFLVPGSVALILIAIRGSFYAFGNYGSKDNQLFTFLYGVTGLFIPASLATALTISEGGFIHEVDGKVSLSLVELFTNFYSWSVVILAIVSVLFISAAFLSYYAWRAKDMAAFEILRKFALFWSGPTILASLLVFTSLSQQNPEHFARILDSYHWMFVASLLCFLAAGGFIYFKKRLGMAFILVMLQFFFAFFGYGASHLPYILKPYVTIYASFTNTTMSTALVIAFIAGLVLLIPSLYMLMRLFLFDADYVQGKK; from the coding sequence ATGGATATGCAGTTGTTAGGAGTGACCGTGCTCTGGACATTTCTATATGGCTATTTAATTGTCGCCTCGATTGATTTCGGGGCAGGCTTTTTCGCTTATTACGCCAAGCTGCGTGGCAAAGATCACCTCATCAATAAAATTATTAGCCGTTATTTGTCACCTGTATGGGAAGTAACCAATGTGTTTTTTATCTTCTTTGTGATCGGCTTAATCGGCTTCTTCCCTGATACCGCGTATTATTACGGTTCAGCGTTTCTGGTTCCAGGCAGTGTAGCGCTTATCTTAATTGCGATTCGCGGGTCGTTTTATGCATTTGGGAATTATGGGTCAAAGGACAATCAGCTTTTCACCTTCCTATATGGGGTTACAGGGCTGTTCATTCCTGCTTCATTAGCTACAGCGCTGACCATTTCAGAAGGCGGGTTTATCCATGAAGTTGATGGAAAGGTAAGCTTGTCATTGGTTGAGCTGTTTACAAACTTTTATTCGTGGAGTGTCGTGATTCTGGCGATTGTATCTGTGTTGTTTATTAGCGCTGCCTTTCTAAGCTATTATGCGTGGCGTGCAAAGGATATGGCAGCCTTTGAAATTTTGCGTAAGTTTGCGTTATTTTGGAGCGGCCCGACGATTCTTGCAAGCTTATTAGTGTTTACATCACTGAGCCAGCAAAATCCAGAACACTTTGCTCGAATTTTAGACAGCTACCATTGGATGTTTGTTGCCTCATTGCTTTGTTTCCTAGCCGCAGGTGGGTTCATTTACTTTAAGAAGCGGTTAGGTATGGCGTTTATTCTTGTCATGCTGCAGTTTTTCTTTGCTTTCTTCGGCTACGGGGCATCGCATTTGCCATATATTTTAAAACCATATGTCACCATCTATGCGTCATTTACAAATACGACGATGAGTACTGCACTTGTAATCGCGTTTATTGCCGGCCTTGTCCTGCTCATTCCGTCGCTTTATATGCTCATGCGTTTATTTTTATTTGATGCCGATTATGTGCAAGGAAAGAAATAA
- a CDS encoding mechanosensitive ion channel family protein: MMGLDDLSALRFEAWLSMAGILLLKVIAIFIAYVIAKAIASKVISQSFTRFKERDKISEGRAKTLEGLTANVVSYALVFIFAVMVLETFGLNPTALLAGAGIIGLAIGFGAQGLVSDVVTGFFLLLEKQIDVDEYVSAAGFSGIVEEIGLRTTKIRGFDGTLHFIPNREIASLSNHSRGNMRALVDISISYDDNIDHAIQVLQAACDKFAAENPVMKEGPNVLGVQSFGASDVIIRILGKTENMEQWGVERQLRKLLKETLDENGIEIPFPHQVNLYKNETEQA; this comes from the coding sequence ATGATGGGATTAGATGATTTAAGCGCACTCCGCTTTGAAGCATGGCTTTCAATGGCCGGCATTCTTCTCTTAAAAGTTATTGCGATTTTTATTGCATATGTGATCGCTAAAGCCATTGCTTCGAAAGTCATTTCGCAATCATTCACTCGTTTTAAAGAACGGGATAAAATTTCTGAAGGACGGGCTAAAACACTTGAAGGATTAACAGCGAATGTTGTTTCATATGCGCTTGTATTTATCTTTGCGGTTATGGTTCTTGAAACATTCGGCTTAAACCCAACCGCACTGCTTGCTGGTGCTGGGATTATCGGCTTAGCAATCGGGTTTGGCGCTCAAGGTCTTGTTAGTGATGTCGTGACTGGCTTCTTCCTCTTACTTGAAAAGCAGATTGATGTGGACGAATATGTATCTGCAGCAGGTTTTTCAGGCATTGTTGAAGAAATTGGTCTTCGCACAACAAAAATCCGTGGTTTCGACGGGACGCTTCATTTCATTCCAAACCGTGAAATTGCTTCATTAAGCAACCATTCACGCGGCAACATGCGTGCTCTTGTTGATATTAGTATTTCCTACGATGACAATATTGATCATGCCATTCAAGTACTGCAGGCAGCGTGTGATAAGTTTGCTGCAGAGAACCCTGTTATGAAAGAAGGACCAAATGTACTTGGCGTGCAAAGCTTTGGTGCTTCAGATGTTATCATCCGCATTCTCGGTAAGACTGAGAACATGGAGCAATGGGGCGTAGAACGACAGCTTCGCAAATTACTGAAAGAAACACTTGATGAGAACGGCATTGAAATCCCATTCCCACATCAAGTCAACCTATACAAAAACGAAACAGAACAAGCATAA
- a CDS encoding transposase, which translates to MKKAFKTEIKPTEQQRINIHHTIGVCRFLYNLFLAYNKEIYEQFKSGTKEYGYVSGNDFDKYVNNELSAQEGYEWIKQAGSKARKKAIMNAHTAFKRFFKGQSKFPRFKKKKNQDVKAYFPKNNQTDWTVERHRIKIPTFGWVRLKEFGYIPSHAKVISGTVSQKAGRYYVSVLCEMKQVPKVESLTSKGLGIDVGIKTFATTSDETTYKNINKTIRVKKLEKRLRREQRSLSRKYEALKKQTKGGETAAKKRANLDKNLFRVQKLHARLSNIRNEYVKSVVNECVKTKPRYITIEDLNVNGMMKNRHLSKAVAQQCFYYFKTLLTRKCNQHGIELRQVNRWYPSSKLCSCCGQKKKDLQLKDRTYTCGCGNTMDRDLNASVNLAQATEYIVLT; encoded by the coding sequence GTGAAGAAAGCGTTTAAAACCGAAATTAAACCAACAGAACAACAACGAATCAACATCCATCATACCATAGGTGTGTGTCGTTTCTTATACAATCTTTTTCTGGCCTATAACAAGGAAATCTATGAACAATTCAAATCGGGAACGAAAGAATATGGGTATGTAAGTGGTAATGATTTTGATAAGTATGTGAATAATGAGTTATCCGCACAAGAAGGATACGAATGGATTAAACAAGCAGGAAGTAAAGCCCGTAAAAAAGCGATTATGAATGCTCATACTGCTTTCAAACGTTTTTTTAAAGGGCAATCGAAGTTTCCGCGCTTTAAGAAAAAGAAAAATCAAGATGTAAAAGCGTACTTTCCTAAGAACAATCAAACCGATTGGACAGTTGAGCGTCACCGTATTAAAATTCCGACTTTTGGATGGGTGCGCTTGAAAGAATTTGGCTATATTCCTTCTCACGCAAAAGTCATTAGCGGAACGGTTTCACAAAAAGCAGGGCGTTATTATGTATCTGTTTTATGTGAAATGAAACAAGTACCTAAAGTGGAATCATTAACAAGTAAAGGATTAGGTATTGACGTAGGCATTAAAACCTTTGCAACGACAAGTGATGAAACAACCTATAAAAATATCAATAAAACCATACGTGTCAAAAAATTGGAAAAACGATTAAGACGAGAACAGCGATCTCTTTCTCGGAAATATGAAGCACTGAAAAAACAAACGAAAGGTGGTGAAACTGCTGCTAAAAAAAGAGCGAATCTAGACAAAAATCTATTTAGAGTGCAAAAACTTCATGCTCGATTGAGTAACATTCGAAATGAATACGTGAAGTCTGTCGTGAATGAATGTGTGAAAACCAAACCTCGTTACATTACGATTGAAGATTTAAACGTAAATGGGATGATGAAAAATCGTCATTTATCGAAAGCCGTTGCTCAGCAATGTTTTTACTATTTTAAAACATTGCTTACGAGGAAATGTAATCAGCATGGGATTGAGCTGCGACAAGTGAACCGCTGGTATCCGTCAAGCAAATTGTGTTCGTGTTGTGGTCAAAAGAAAAAAGACTTACAACTGAAAGATAGAACGTACACATGTGGTTGTGGAAATACGATGGATAGGGATTTAAATGCATCGGTCAACTTGGCACAAGCAACAGAATATATCGTACTCACTTAA
- a CDS encoding TrkA family potassium uptake protein has product MKKEFAVIGLGRFGGSICRELAKQGMEVLAMDLDEDKVNEYADIATHAVMADSTDENVLKSLGIRNFDHVIVAIGDNIQASILTTLMLKELGVKHITVKAQNDYHEKVLNKIGADHIVHPERDMGKRIAHNIASNSVLDYLELSDEHSIVELIANSKMHGQTLISLDIRAKYGCNIVAYKRGKDITVSPQPDEAIHKGDILIVIGTDKDINRLEKNLLNEE; this is encoded by the coding sequence ATGAAGAAGGAATTTGCGGTTATTGGGCTTGGCCGTTTTGGCGGAAGCATTTGCCGTGAGCTGGCGAAGCAGGGAATGGAAGTTCTAGCAATGGACTTAGATGAGGATAAAGTCAATGAATATGCAGATATCGCGACACATGCAGTAATGGCTGATTCGACCGACGAGAATGTGTTGAAAAGCTTAGGTATCCGTAACTTCGACCATGTCATTGTCGCAATCGGTGATAACATCCAAGCAAGTATTCTAACGACGCTTATGCTGAAAGAGTTAGGCGTCAAGCATATTACAGTAAAAGCGCAGAATGATTATCATGAAAAAGTATTAAACAAAATTGGCGCCGACCATATTGTTCACCCAGAGCGTGATATGGGAAAACGAATTGCCCATAACATCGCTTCTAATAGTGTGCTTGATTATTTAGAGCTATCGGATGAACATAGTATTGTTGAATTAATCGCCAATAGTAAAATGCACGGCCAAACGCTAATCAGCTTGGATATTCGTGCAAAGTACGGCTGTAACATCGTCGCCTATAAACGCGGCAAAGATATTACCGTTTCTCCACAGCCTGATGAAGCGATTCATAAAGGCGATATTTTGATTGTAATTGGCACAGACAAAGACATTAATCGACTAGAAAAGAATTTATTGAATGAAGAATAA
- a CDS encoding divalent metal cation transporter: MATSAIGPGFLTQTAVFTEQLLASFGFVILISILLDIGVQMNIWRVIAVAEKRAQDIANDVLPGLGYFLAFAVALGGLAFNIGNIGGAGLGLNVLFGLDPRIGAAITAVIAIGVFLSKEAGVAMDRIARYLGGVMILLTVYVMFKSNPPVGNALAHTFSPTTIDVFAIITLVGGTVGGYITFAGGHRLLEAGIKGKENLGEITRSSVSGIGIASLMRVFLFLAVLGVVSTGFKLDPANPPASVFKAAAGTMGYKFFGLVLWSAAVTSVVGAAYTSVSFLRTLSKKVDNNNTKFIIAFIVASTLIFVSIGKPVSLLIIAGAFNGLILPLALGTMLVAAYKKSIVGDYKHPMWLTVFGVLVTAGTAYLAVVTLMDKIPQLFS; encoded by the coding sequence ATGGCCACATCGGCAATCGGGCCGGGTTTCTTAACTCAGACAGCTGTTTTTACAGAACAGTTACTTGCTAGCTTTGGATTTGTGATTTTAATTTCGATTTTACTAGACATTGGGGTACAGATGAACATTTGGCGTGTCATTGCGGTTGCAGAAAAGCGTGCGCAAGATATTGCGAATGATGTCTTGCCGGGGCTTGGCTATTTCTTAGCATTTGCAGTTGCGCTCGGTGGACTTGCCTTTAATATCGGGAATATTGGTGGTGCAGGTCTCGGGTTGAATGTATTATTTGGGCTCGACCCGCGCATTGGTGCTGCGATTACTGCAGTGATTGCGATCGGAGTGTTTTTATCAAAAGAAGCAGGTGTGGCGATGGACCGCATTGCCCGTTATTTGGGCGGCGTGATGATTCTGTTAACCGTTTATGTCATGTTCAAAAGTAATCCGCCAGTAGGAAATGCGTTAGCGCACACGTTCTCACCAACTACAATTGATGTATTTGCAATTATTACTCTTGTCGGTGGTACAGTTGGTGGTTACATTACATTTGCTGGTGGTCACCGTTTACTTGAAGCAGGGATAAAAGGAAAAGAAAATTTAGGGGAAATCACTCGAAGCTCTGTATCTGGAATCGGGATTGCGTCATTGATGCGTGTGTTCTTATTCTTAGCTGTACTAGGTGTTGTTTCAACAGGCTTTAAGCTTGACCCAGCAAACCCGCCGGCATCTGTCTTTAAAGCAGCCGCAGGTACGATGGGTTACAAATTCTTCGGGCTTGTCTTATGGTCAGCAGCTGTTACGTCCGTTGTTGGGGCAGCTTACACATCCGTTTCATTCTTGCGTACATTATCAAAGAAAGTTGACAACAATAATACGAAGTTCATTATCGCCTTTATCGTCGCTTCAACATTGATTTTTGTAAGTATCGGAAAACCCGTTTCATTGCTGATTATTGCGGGAGCGTTCAACGGCTTAATCTTGCCGCTTGCTCTAGGAACAATGCTTGTTGCTGCATATAAGAAATCAATTGTCGGTGACTACAAGCATCCAATGTGGTTAACGGTGTTTGGTGTACTAGTAACAGCGGGAACAGCATATTTAGCTGTTGTAACACTTATGGATAAGATTCCACAGCTGTTTTCTTAA
- a CDS encoding 5-oxoprolinase subunit PxpA: protein MKAIDLNCDLGESFGAYTIGNDEQVLKYISSANVACGFHAGDPDVMKETVKLAIQNGVRIGAHPGLQDLSGFGRREMKILPAEAYNLVAYQIGALQAIAATEGAAVHHVKPHGALYNMASKDERLAEAIAKAVYDVSPKLVLFALAGSKLYHAGVNAGLTVAQEVFADRTYQPDGTLTPRTEDNALIHDEAEAISRVVRMAKEGKVEDVNGNDIEITPHTVCVHGDGPKALAFVEGLKAALTDADIAIQPVGAKDE, encoded by the coding sequence ATGAAGGCAATTGATTTAAACTGCGACTTAGGCGAAAGCTTTGGTGCGTATACAATCGGAAATGACGAACAAGTGCTGAAGTACATTTCTTCTGCAAATGTGGCGTGCGGCTTTCATGCAGGCGACCCGGATGTCATGAAGGAAACAGTGAAGCTTGCGATTCAAAACGGCGTTCGTATTGGCGCTCACCCTGGACTTCAAGACTTATCAGGATTCGGTCGTCGTGAAATGAAGATTCTTCCTGCTGAAGCCTATAACTTAGTTGCCTATCAAATTGGTGCCCTACAAGCGATTGCGGCAACAGAAGGAGCAGCTGTGCACCACGTCAAACCACACGGAGCTCTCTACAATATGGCTTCAAAAGACGAACGACTAGCAGAAGCGATTGCAAAAGCAGTCTATGATGTGAGTCCAAAGCTTGTCCTCTTTGCATTAGCAGGCAGTAAGCTTTATCATGCAGGCGTCAATGCAGGATTAACCGTTGCACAGGAAGTGTTCGCTGACAGAACCTATCAGCCAGATGGCACGTTAACACCACGAACAGAGGACAATGCGTTAATCCACGATGAAGCAGAGGCGATCAGCCGTGTCGTACGGATGGCGAAAGAAGGAAAAGTAGAGGATGTAAACGGCAATGATATTGAAATTACGCCTCACACCGTATGTGTACATGGCGACGGCCCGAAGGCATTAGCGTTTGTAGAAGGCTTAAAAGCAGCCTTAACAGATGCTGACATTGCGATCCAGCCTGTAGGAGCGAAAGACGAATGA
- a CDS encoding methyltransferase domain-containing protein has translation MKNQSNTAKYRRLAPFYDLLMGNSLFRQARQKAFSMIEFPSSLKVLLTGVGTGEDIALLSHDIHITGIDLSAEMLRIAAQKAGNREARLLEMNAEQLTFADNSLHLQITATISLF, from the coding sequence ATGAAGAATCAATCAAATACAGCTAAATACCGTAGACTTGCTCCGTTCTACGACCTCTTGATGGGAAATTCATTATTCCGCCAAGCACGTCAAAAAGCGTTCTCAATGATCGAGTTCCCCTCAAGCTTAAAGGTCCTGCTCACAGGAGTTGGGACAGGTGAAGACATTGCCCTCTTGTCACATGATATCCATATCACAGGCATTGATCTTTCCGCAGAGATGCTGCGTATTGCTGCCCAAAAAGCAGGCAACCGAGAAGCTCGATTACTGGAAATGAATGCAGAACAGCTTACATTTGCAGATAACAGCTTACATTTGCAGATAACAGCTACGATATCGTTATTTTAA
- the pxpB gene encoding 5-oxoprolinase subunit PxpB — protein MEQHIQPLGDTGIQLSFGTEISKETNKQIRRFHEYLKQDAIPGIIESVPAYTSLSIFYDPFTISYDELVSVLKDRQHRLDEIELPSALIYEIPVLYGSEVGPDLADVAAHNGLTEEDVIALHSSNDYLIYMMGFVPGFPYLGGMTTKIATPRLENPRAKVEAGSVGIAGEQTGIYPLESPGGWRLIGKTPITLYDPERTPPALFSTGNYLRFTPITADEYDEISQQVEDGTYKIQTYEAREEIDNCF, from the coding sequence ATGGAACAGCACATTCAGCCATTAGGGGATACAGGCATACAGCTTTCATTCGGCACAGAGATTTCGAAAGAGACAAACAAGCAGATTCGGCGTTTTCATGAATACTTAAAGCAAGACGCCATACCAGGAATCATCGAAAGCGTTCCGGCTTACACCTCTTTATCGATTTTTTATGACCCGTTTACCATTTCGTATGACGAATTAGTGAGCGTGTTAAAGGATAGACAGCATCGCTTGGATGAAATTGAGCTTCCGTCTGCATTAATTTATGAAATTCCTGTCCTTTACGGCAGTGAAGTTGGCCCTGACTTAGCAGATGTGGCCGCACATAACGGCTTAACAGAAGAAGACGTCATTGCTCTTCATTCAAGTAATGATTATTTAATTTATATGATGGGGTTTGTACCTGGCTTTCCGTATCTCGGCGGGATGACAACGAAAATTGCCACACCACGCTTAGAAAACCCACGCGCAAAGGTTGAGGCAGGTTCAGTCGGGATAGCTGGAGAGCAGACAGGCATTTATCCACTTGAAAGTCCAGGAGGCTGGCGCTTAATCGGTAAAACACCAATTACATTGTATGACCCGGAGCGCACGCCGCCGGCTCTTTTTTCAACAGGGAATTACTTGCGCTTTACACCGATAACAGCTGATGAATATGATGAAATCTCACAACAAGTAGAAGATGGAACATACAAAATCCAAACATACGAAGCAAGAGAGGAGATCGATAACTGTTTCTAG
- a CDS encoding cytochrome ubiquinol oxidase subunit I: MAELDSVILSRLLTTMTLAFHIIFATIGVGVPLMISIAEFMGIRKKDNHYILLARRWTRGFVITVAIGVVTGTAIALQLSLLWPSFMQIAGQAISLPLFMETFAFFFEAIFLGAYLYTWDRFKSKWRHWMLSIPIILGASLSAFFITTVNAFMNTPQGFTLENGVITNINPLAAMFNPATPTKTAHVIISAYLTSAFFLAMIAAVQMLRGKRGEYYKKALRLTMTASFIFAVSTAVIGDFSAKFLAEHQPEKLAAAEWHFETEEGADLILFGTLDENNEIHNEIRIPKLLSFLAHSDVNAKVTGLNEIPKAEQPPLWIHYMFDLMAGIGMYLAFVSLLFLVLNKVKKWNPFNKWMLLMIASGGPLAMLAIEFGWIFAEVGRQPWILRGYMKVSEGATQADHVGILFIVFMLLYIALGWICLRVLMKMFKNNPAEVELEQRTSEAQ, from the coding sequence GTGGCAGAACTAGATAGTGTGATATTAAGCCGGTTGCTCACGACGATGACGCTGGCCTTTCATATTATTTTTGCAACGATTGGCGTAGGCGTTCCGCTTATGATTTCAATCGCTGAATTTATGGGGATTCGAAAGAAAGATAATCATTATATTCTGCTTGCCCGCCGTTGGACACGGGGCTTTGTCATTACCGTAGCCATTGGGGTTGTAACAGGCACAGCTATTGCTTTACAGCTTTCCTTACTATGGCCGAGCTTTATGCAGATTGCGGGGCAGGCGATTAGTTTGCCGCTTTTCATGGAGACATTTGCTTTCTTCTTTGAAGCGATTTTTCTTGGCGCTTATTTGTACACGTGGGACCGCTTTAAGAGTAAGTGGCGACACTGGATGCTGTCTATTCCAATTATACTTGGGGCGTCGCTATCCGCATTCTTCATTACGACAGTGAATGCGTTTATGAACACACCACAAGGCTTCACACTTGAAAATGGTGTCATTACAAATATCAATCCACTTGCAGCGATGTTTAATCCAGCGACACCGACGAAAACAGCACATGTGATCATTTCTGCTTACCTTACTTCTGCATTTTTCCTTGCGATGATCGCAGCGGTGCAGATGCTTCGCGGAAAGCGTGGCGAGTATTATAAGAAGGCACTGCGGTTGACGATGACAGCAAGCTTCATCTTTGCCGTTTCAACAGCAGTGATTGGCGACTTTTCAGCAAAGTTTCTTGCAGAACATCAGCCGGAAAAGCTTGCAGCAGCTGAATGGCACTTCGAAACAGAAGAAGGGGCGGACTTAATTCTTTTCGGTACGTTGGATGAGAATAACGAGATTCATAATGAAATTCGGATTCCGAAATTGCTAAGCTTTCTTGCCCATAGTGATGTCAATGCAAAGGTGACAGGGCTGAATGAGATTCCAAAGGCTGAGCAGCCGCCGCTTTGGATTCATTATATGTTTGATTTGATGGCCGGAATTGGCATGTACCTTGCATTTGTCAGTCTGTTGTTCCTCGTCTTGAACAAAGTGAAGAAGTGGAATCCATTTAATAAGTGGATGCTTCTGATGATTGCATCTGGTGGTCCGCTTGCGATGCTTGCAATTGAATTTGGCTGGATCTTCGCAGAGGTTGGCCGTCAGCCGTGGATATTGCGCGGCTATATGAAAGTGTCGGAAGGGGCAACACAAGCTGATCATGTTGGCATATTGTTTATCGTCTTTATGCTGCTTTACATTGCGCTTGGCTGGATTTGTCTGCGCGTCCTTATGAAAATGTTCAAAAACAATCCAGCTGAAGTTGAGCTTGAACAACGTACTAGCGAAGCCCAGTAG
- a CDS encoding biotin-dependent carboxyltransferase family protein, with amino-acid sequence MTQPLFDVLKAGMLTTVQDRGRYGYQEYGVGPAGAMDEFSLQLGNILLGNERNAAGLEITMMGPELKALSDTVIAITGGDLSPSIDGQKVETWKSIEIKKDQVLAFGSPKTGIRAYLCVAGGFHVPEIMQSRSTYMKASLGGYEGRALEKGDRLNGFENSAQQGLIGRLPHYDLIPAYEKDVTLRVIEGPHHQAFTNASVETFFSTPYKVTPQADRMGYRLEGATLKHIERADIISEAIPFGGIQVPANGQPIILMADRQTTGGYTRIGTIISVDLPLTAQLKPGNTVSFERISIEQAQALYREREQLLRTLEKVE; translated from the coding sequence ATGACACAGCCGCTATTTGACGTTTTAAAAGCAGGAATGCTGACAACTGTTCAAGATAGAGGACGATATGGGTATCAGGAATATGGTGTTGGACCCGCTGGGGCGATGGACGAGTTTTCATTACAGCTTGGCAATATTCTCCTCGGGAATGAACGAAATGCCGCTGGACTTGAAATCACAATGATGGGGCCTGAATTGAAAGCCTTATCCGACACAGTTATTGCGATTACAGGCGGTGACTTATCACCATCCATTGATGGGCAAAAGGTTGAAACGTGGAAAAGCATTGAAATCAAGAAGGACCAGGTACTGGCGTTTGGGTCGCCAAAGACAGGTATCAGAGCTTACCTTTGTGTGGCAGGCGGATTTCATGTGCCTGAAATCATGCAAAGCCGCTCCACCTATATGAAGGCATCACTCGGCGGTTACGAAGGCCGAGCACTTGAGAAGGGTGATCGTCTGAATGGATTTGAAAATAGTGCCCAGCAAGGCTTAATAGGGCGTCTTCCGCATTATGACTTAATTCCAGCTTATGAAAAGGATGTGACGCTGCGAGTAATAGAAGGCCCGCATCATCAGGCTTTTACGAATGCGTCAGTGGAAACATTCTTTTCAACGCCATACAAGGTAACACCACAGGCTGACAGAATGGGCTATCGATTAGAAGGCGCTACGCTTAAGCATATCGAGCGTGCAGATATTATTTCTGAAGCGATTCCATTTGGCGGGATCCAAGTGCCTGCAAATGGGCAGCCAATCATTCTCATGGCAGACAGGCAGACAACAGGCGGGTATACACGTATCGGAACAATCATTAGCGTCGATCTGCCGCTCACAGCACAATTGAAGCCAGGGAATACCGTTTCGTTTGAACGAATATCAATTGAACAGGCACAAGCGCTCTACCGAGAACGAGAGCAGCTCTTGCGGACATTGGAGAAAGTGGAATAA